A region from the Planctomycetota bacterium genome encodes:
- the pilM gene encoding type IV pilus assembly protein PilM yields MAASPYVWGIDIGKCGLKALRCRAGDDPRTLVADAFDYIEYPMILTQPEADPVELVRAALQDFIGRNKLRGDKVAVSVPGQSGLAKFIKLPPIEAKKIPDIVRYEARQQIPFPLDQVIWDWQRLAGGIEESGFVIDAEVAVFAMKKEQVAKALAPLQAADVDVDILQLSPIALANMVIFDQLPDPATIDPDSPPESVVLVSMGVDSTDLVITNGLRIWQRSMPIGGSNFTKALVTGMKLTFAKAEQLKRNAVRAEDPKAVFNAMRPVFNEFASELQRSLNYFTGSDRTAKIGKVLLLGNAARLRGLSDFVGKQLNLDVQRLDTFRGLDGAAVTSAAAFKEHRLAFGTAYGLALQGVGRGTLGTNLLPGEILRERLIESKKPWAVAAMVGVIAASALSFIGNYSAWTTWSPSLYDSAFKAADGVKSESQAAQSFYADMQKKQEDAVVRQQDFVKLQDRRFQVLDMLRSVESILPHDEPGATPESLADRRELHIDSMDCQYYADLDTWFSTVKEKWSETHPSEDAEELDEGRSAAPAAEGSAAPGEIQGPKGPGWVIQLVGYHYHNEDHHKPDQGAQFLRSTIIKGLLGKGDEVAVSAGPLAGQTVSIGDLGVGFPVIVSSSPLKPVPNPLAPAGMPGVPGMGGMTGMMPPGMNAPPGMMAGGRPFGAGGRQGGRGAGAPKAGGENGGGPADAGDPAPGKDAAPGDGGETPGAVAQAGADGQGQPPAVSPMVRRYDFIVQFAWQPKVPGTEKPADEAEGAPGQ; encoded by the coding sequence ATGGCTGCCAGTCCTTATGTCTGGGGCATCGACATCGGCAAGTGTGGCCTGAAGGCGCTGCGCTGCCGGGCCGGCGATGACCCGCGGACCCTCGTCGCCGACGCGTTCGACTACATCGAATATCCGATGATCCTCACCCAGCCGGAGGCCGATCCGGTCGAGCTGGTGCGGGCGGCACTCCAGGACTTCATCGGGCGCAACAAACTCCGCGGCGACAAGGTGGCGGTCTCGGTTCCTGGGCAGTCGGGGTTGGCCAAGTTCATCAAGTTGCCGCCGATCGAAGCCAAGAAGATCCCTGACATCGTCCGCTACGAAGCCCGTCAGCAGATCCCGTTCCCACTCGATCAGGTGATTTGGGATTGGCAGCGCCTCGCCGGCGGGATCGAGGAAAGTGGCTTCGTCATCGATGCCGAGGTCGCCGTCTTCGCCATGAAGAAGGAGCAGGTGGCCAAGGCGCTGGCACCGCTCCAGGCGGCCGACGTCGACGTCGACATCCTCCAGTTGTCGCCGATCGCCCTGGCCAACATGGTGATCTTCGACCAGCTGCCCGACCCGGCGACCATCGATCCCGACAGCCCACCGGAGTCGGTCGTGCTGGTGTCGATGGGAGTCGATTCGACCGATCTGGTGATCACCAATGGGCTGCGGATCTGGCAGCGCAGCATGCCGATCGGGGGCAGCAATTTCACCAAGGCGCTGGTCACGGGGATGAAACTGACCTTCGCCAAGGCCGAGCAGCTGAAGCGCAACGCCGTCCGTGCCGAGGACCCGAAGGCGGTGTTCAACGCGATGCGGCCGGTGTTCAACGAATTCGCGTCGGAATTGCAGCGCTCGCTCAATTACTTCACCGGCTCCGATCGCACCGCCAAGATCGGCAAGGTGCTCCTGCTGGGGAATGCCGCCCGCCTCCGCGGCCTCTCCGACTTCGTCGGCAAGCAACTCAACCTCGACGTCCAGCGTCTCGACACCTTTCGCGGCCTCGACGGCGCGGCGGTGACGTCGGCGGCCGCCTTCAAGGAGCACCGCCTGGCGTTCGGCACCGCCTACGGACTCGCCCTCCAGGGGGTCGGTCGCGGCACGCTGGGCACCAACCTGCTCCCCGGGGAAATCCTCCGGGAACGGCTCATCGAGTCGAAGAAGCCCTGGGCGGTGGCGGCGATGGTCGGCGTGATCGCCGCGTCGGCGCTGAGCTTCATCGGCAACTACTCGGCGTGGACGACCTGGTCGCCGTCGCTCTACGACTCCGCCTTCAAGGCTGCCGACGGGGTCAAATCGGAGTCGCAGGCGGCGCAGTCCTTTTACGCCGACATGCAGAAGAAGCAGGAGGACGCGGTCGTCCGGCAGCAGGATTTCGTCAAGTTGCAGGACCGGCGTTTCCAGGTGCTCGACATGCTGCGCAGCGTCGAGTCGATCCTCCCGCACGACGAACCGGGGGCGACCCCGGAAAGCCTCGCCGACCGGCGCGAGCTGCACATCGATTCGATGGACTGCCAGTACTACGCCGACCTCGATACCTGGTTTTCCACGGTCAAGGAAAAGTGGTCGGAGACGCACCCGTCGGAGGACGCCGAAGAGCTCGACGAAGGGCGCAGCGCGGCGCCCGCGGCCGAAGGCAGCGCGGCCCCCGGCGAGATCCAGGGGCCGAAGGGACCGGGCTGGGTGATCCAGCTTGTCGGCTACCACTACCACAACGAGGACCATCACAAGCCCGACCAAGGGGCGCAGTTCCTCCGCTCCACGATCATCAAGGGGCTGCTCGGCAAGGGGGACGAGGTCGCCGTCTCCGCCGGGCCGCTGGCCGGCCAGACCGTGTCGATCGGCGATCTCGGCGTCGGGTTCCCGGTGATCGTCTCCTCGTCGCCTCTCAAGCCGGTTCCCAATCCACTCGCACCAGCCGGAATGCCGGGTGTGCCGGGGATGGGGGGCATGACCGGGATGATGCCCCCCGGCATGAACGCGCCCCCGGGAATGATGGCTGGTGGTCGGCCGTTCGGCGCTGGCGGTCGCCAGGGGGGGCGCGGTGCGGGGGCGCCGAAGGCGGGGGGCGAGAATGGCGGTGGACCGGCCGATGCAGGTGATCCCGCGCCCGGCAAGGATGCCGCACCCGGCGACGGCGGGGAAACTCCCGGCGCCGTCGCCCAGGCCGGTGCCGACGGGCAGGGGCAACCGCCTGCCGTGTCGCCGATGGTGCGACGGTACGATTTCATCGTCCAGTTCGCATGGCAGCCGAAGGTGCCGGGGACCGAGAAACCGGCCGACGAGGCGGAGGGGGCTCCAGGCCAGTAA
- the cmk gene encoding (d)CMP kinase, which produces MIVTLDGPASSGKSLAARRLADRLGWPHLNTGAMYRAVTLAALERGVDLTDGVALAALAAAPELEFTPGSVRVFGRDPGPALRSRAVDESIKLVADCPAVRGVLVARQQAMAGEDLVTEGRDQGTIVFPAAALKIYLTASLATRARRRLGDVLRDRPGATLDEVMDDLARRDADDQGRAIGALRIAADAVQLYTDDLNPEEVTDRLVALVEAARAAAGGGR; this is translated from the coding sequence ATGATCGTCACCCTCGACGGACCGGCCAGTTCCGGCAAGAGCCTCGCCGCCCGGCGGCTGGCCGACCGGCTCGGCTGGCCGCACCTCAACACCGGCGCGATGTACCGGGCGGTGACCCTGGCGGCGCTCGAGCGTGGCGTCGACCTGACCGACGGTGTCGCGCTGGCGGCGCTGGCGGCAGCGCCGGAGCTCGAGTTCACTCCCGGTTCGGTCCGGGTGTTCGGCCGCGACCCGGGGCCCGCCCTCCGCTCCCGGGCGGTCGACGAGTCGATCAAGCTGGTCGCCGATTGCCCGGCGGTCCGCGGGGTACTCGTGGCCCGGCAGCAGGCAATGGCCGGGGAGGATCTGGTGACCGAAGGGCGCGACCAGGGGACGATCGTGTTTCCCGCCGCCGCCCTCAAGATCTACCTCACCGCCAGCCTGGCGACGCGGGCCCGACGCCGCCTCGGCGACGTCCTCCGGGACCGCCCCGGGGCGACGCTCGACGAGGTGATGGACGATCTGGCAAGGCGCGACGCCGACGATCAGGGGCGGGCGATCGGCGCCCTGCGGATCGCCGCCGATGCGGTCCAGCTTTACACCGACGATCTCAACCCCGAAGAAGTGACCGACCGGCTCGTGGCCCTGGTGGAAGCCGCCCGGGCGGCAGCCGGGGGGGGGCGATGA
- the mfd gene encoding transcription-repair coupling factor: protein MIASLREGHGGTVGGTWGSASALTAAALAEALAATPGAEPGVLVVVTPHAADAEALVDDLALFTAAGTASLPALDDPTGDAGADPAAAARVAVVRRLAGPAASRPRILVVPVQALLTPLPDPRAIAASTRSLEPGGRLDPAELADWLVARGWEAADAVDSPGSFARRGGIVDLFAPDWERPVRVELFGDEIESLRTFDTVSQRSVAALERIDLTALAAGDGGEAVRRAELADIVPAASWWVIVEPADVTAEARRAAERSPGVLAGPEEVFRRIYRFPSVTFAAIAPASMEATATLAVESVERFTGVLDRVRDELETVGRDQEVWIVVPAAAEEERLRELFAATAPAREGRLHFARGRLQAGFRLVPEKLVLISAAELFRREDVAARPVRQRLSRAIDTFLDLHDGDFIVHVAHGIGRYRGLKLLEQHGRTEEFLDLEFAEGTRIYVPASCIELVQKYVGGTRLAPKLSRVGTAAWERQKQAVRDAVADMAADMIQLQARRASRPGIAFPPETPWQRAFVESFPFDPTPDQTTAAAAIAADMEATRPMDRLLCGDVGFGKTELAMRAAFKAVEAGYQVAVLVPTTVLAEQHRRSFVARFSEYPFTIRSLSRFATPAEEREILEGLARGGVDIVVGTHRLAQADIAFHNLGLLVVDEEQRFGVDVKERLKALRASIDVLTMTATPIPRTLHMSMLGIRDISSLATPPANRIAVETRVSRWDEALIRHAIQRELTRGGQVYFVHNRIHDIDSVAHRLARIVPDVRIGIGHGRLSETELEEVMVEFVAGRTEILLATTIIESGLDIPAANTMFIDEADGYGLADLHQLRGRVGRSHHRAYCYLLVDETARLTSAATRRLRAIQEFSSMGAGFSLAMRDLEIRGAGNLLGTQQSGHIATVGYELYCRLLEQAVRRLKGMPTAEPPAVAVDLPGSAWLAREYIPDYRSKLDVYRRLSRATGAGEVDDLGAELADRFGPLPEPALRLLDFARLRIAAAAQGIDGVGIEAGMVVLRHHDRRALERLRATGRGAAKRLRLVDERTAYLPLDPELMQSPDLLLAAIRAALRTDPPASYSPPPSGEPAPRQPRAAPLSGRMRPRKDPAP, encoded by the coding sequence GTGATCGCCAGCCTCCGCGAGGGGCACGGAGGAACCGTCGGCGGAACCTGGGGGTCGGCCTCCGCGCTGACCGCGGCAGCCCTGGCGGAGGCCCTCGCCGCCACGCCGGGGGCCGAGCCGGGTGTGCTCGTCGTCGTCACCCCCCATGCCGCCGACGCCGAAGCGCTCGTCGACGACTTGGCGCTGTTCACCGCCGCGGGCACCGCCTCGCTTCCGGCACTCGACGATCCGACCGGTGATGCTGGTGCCGATCCGGCGGCGGCGGCCCGGGTGGCGGTGGTCAGGCGGCTGGCCGGCCCGGCGGCGTCCAGGCCCCGGATCCTCGTCGTGCCCGTCCAGGCGCTGCTGACCCCGCTCCCCGATCCGCGCGCGATCGCGGCGAGCACCCGGAGCCTGGAGCCGGGGGGGCGGCTCGACCCGGCCGAGCTCGCCGACTGGCTCGTCGCCCGTGGCTGGGAAGCCGCCGATGCCGTCGATTCGCCGGGCTCGTTCGCACGCCGCGGTGGAATCGTGGACCTGTTCGCCCCCGACTGGGAGCGACCGGTGCGCGTCGAGTTGTTCGGCGACGAGATCGAGTCGCTGCGGACGTTCGACACCGTCTCGCAGCGGAGCGTCGCGGCGCTCGAGCGGATCGATCTGACGGCGCTCGCCGCCGGGGACGGCGGCGAGGCGGTGCGCCGCGCCGAATTAGCCGACATCGTCCCGGCGGCATCGTGGTGGGTGATCGTCGAGCCGGCCGACGTGACCGCCGAGGCGCGGCGGGCGGCGGAGCGATCGCCCGGCGTGCTGGCGGGCCCCGAGGAGGTGTTCCGGCGGATCTACCGGTTTCCCTCGGTGACGTTCGCCGCGATCGCACCGGCGAGCATGGAGGCGACCGCGACGCTCGCCGTCGAGAGCGTCGAGCGGTTCACCGGCGTCCTCGACCGGGTGCGCGACGAGTTGGAGACGGTCGGCCGCGACCAGGAGGTGTGGATCGTGGTCCCGGCGGCCGCGGAGGAGGAGCGGCTGCGCGAGCTGTTCGCGGCCACCGCCCCGGCCAGGGAAGGGCGTCTGCACTTCGCCCGCGGCCGGCTCCAGGCCGGCTTCCGCCTCGTGCCCGAGAAGCTGGTGCTGATCTCGGCGGCGGAGCTGTTTCGCCGCGAGGACGTCGCCGCGCGCCCGGTGCGCCAGCGATTGTCACGCGCGATCGACACCTTCCTCGACCTCCACGACGGCGATTTCATCGTCCACGTCGCCCACGGGATCGGCCGCTACCGCGGCCTCAAGCTGCTCGAGCAGCACGGCCGCACCGAGGAATTCCTCGACCTCGAGTTCGCCGAGGGCACGCGGATCTACGTGCCGGCGTCGTGCATCGAGCTGGTGCAGAAGTACGTCGGCGGCACGCGCCTGGCGCCGAAGCTGTCGCGCGTCGGCACGGCGGCCTGGGAGCGGCAGAAGCAGGCCGTGCGCGACGCCGTCGCCGACATGGCCGCCGACATGATCCAGCTCCAGGCGCGGCGGGCCAGCCGGCCGGGGATCGCCTTCCCCCCCGAGACCCCCTGGCAGCGCGCGTTCGTGGAGTCGTTTCCCTTCGACCCGACCCCCGACCAGACCACCGCGGCCGCGGCGATCGCCGCCGACATGGAGGCGACGCGGCCGATGGACCGCCTCCTCTGCGGCGACGTCGGCTTCGGCAAGACCGAGCTGGCGATGCGCGCCGCCTTCAAGGCGGTCGAGGCCGGCTACCAGGTCGCCGTGCTGGTTCCGACCACCGTCCTCGCCGAGCAGCACCGGCGCAGTTTCGTCGCCCGGTTCTCCGAATACCCGTTCACGATCCGCAGCCTGTCGCGATTCGCCACGCCGGCGGAGGAGCGCGAGATCCTCGAGGGGCTCGCCCGGGGTGGCGTCGACATCGTCGTCGGCACCCATCGTCTCGCCCAGGCCGACATCGCGTTCCACAACCTCGGGCTGCTGGTGGTCGACGAGGAGCAGCGTTTCGGGGTCGACGTCAAGGAGCGGCTCAAGGCGCTGCGTGCGAGCATCGACGTGCTGACGATGACCGCCACACCGATCCCGCGGACGCTCCATATGTCGATGCTGGGGATCCGCGACATCTCCAGCCTGGCGACGCCCCCGGCCAACCGGATCGCGGTCGAGACCCGCGTCAGCCGCTGGGACGAGGCCCTGATCCGCCACGCGATCCAGCGCGAACTGACGCGCGGGGGCCAGGTGTATTTCGTCCACAACCGGATCCACGACATTGACTCGGTCGCCCACCGGCTGGCGCGGATCGTGCCCGACGTCCGGATCGGAATCGGCCATGGGAGGCTTTCGGAAACCGAGCTCGAGGAGGTGATGGTCGAGTTCGTCGCCGGGCGCACCGAGATCCTCCTGGCGACGACGATCATCGAAAGCGGGCTCGACATCCCGGCCGCCAACACGATGTTCATCGACGAGGCCGATGGCTACGGGCTCGCCGATCTCCACCAGCTCCGCGGCCGGGTCGGCCGGTCGCACCACCGCGCCTACTGCTACCTGCTCGTCGACGAGACGGCCCGGCTGACCTCGGCCGCGACGCGGCGCCTGCGGGCGATCCAGGAGTTTTCCAGCATGGGCGCCGGCTTCTCGCTGGCAATGCGCGACCTCGAGATCCGCGGTGCCGGAAACCTCCTCGGCACCCAGCAGAGCGGCCACATCGCCACGGTCGGCTACGAGCTCTACTGCCGGCTCCTCGAGCAGGCCGTGCGCCGCCTCAAGGGGATGCCGACGGCGGAGCCCCCGGCGGTGGCCGTCGACCTGCCGGGGAGCGCGTGGCTGGCGCGCGAGTACATCCCCGACTATCGCTCCAAGCTCGACGTCTACCGCAGGCTGTCGCGGGCCACCGGCGCGGGAGAGGTCGACGACCTGGGCGCCGAGCTGGCCGACCGGTTCGGCCCCCTCCCGGAGCCGGCGCTGCGCCTGCTCGACTTCGCCCGGCTGCGGATCGCGGCCGCTGCCCAGGGGATCGACGGGGTCGGCATCGAGGCGGGAATGGTGGTTCTCCGGCACCACGACCGCCGCGCCTTGGAGCGGCTCCGCGCGACCGGCCGGGGGGCTGCCAAGCGCCTCCGTCTGGTGGACGAGCGAACTGCCTATCTTCCCCTCGATCCGGAGCTGATGCAGTCGCCCGATCTGCTCCTGGCGGCGATCCGTGCGGCCTTGCGGACCGATCCTCCCGCTTCCTATAGTCCGCCCCCTTCCGGTGAACCGGCTCCGCGCCAGCCCCGCGCGGCGCCGTTGTCAGGGCGGATGCGTCCACGCAAGGATCCGGCTCCATGA
- a CDS encoding serine/threonine protein kinase: MQPTTAEELAHLAQELELVPGTKLSEAWSELGGHNVPIDQLGALLLRRELLSSYQLERLLRGDRRGFYYGTAKVLYQVGAGAFARVYRAVSTVDGGILAVKVLRARYNADAEKCKAFRREGEMGRLLRHPNIVAIEDVGQEHTSSYITMEFVEGQTLRELVKIRGAVDLVRGLDLVIQMAAGLEYAHRRGVTHRDLKASNVLISSLGKTKLVDFGLAGIDADTGDKALGKVEHPRTIDYATLEKLSGMKDDGIRSDVFFLGTLGYSALGGAPALVESRDRAVRADPRRFTTIVPLGTRNPALPRDVIEVVSRMMHLDPLERWQTVTDAKRALEQVFEKYSGEAAVAAATPVSAAATAPAALPDDGDHPKAVSRGSLMLVERAGRAQQTLRDFFTKLGYKVLITENPQRALSRFSTTPIPADGLVLSAQSLGEPAVEAFNKLTSDPFFSQVPAVLLVGQRQEALAERATVDARRKVIATPFHTRDMARLLAEILERVA, translated from the coding sequence ATGCAGCCAACCACCGCCGAGGAGCTCGCTCACCTCGCCCAGGAACTCGAGCTGGTTCCCGGGACGAAGCTCAGCGAGGCATGGTCCGAGCTCGGTGGGCACAACGTCCCGATCGATCAGCTCGGCGCTCTCCTGCTGCGCCGGGAACTGCTCTCGTCCTACCAGCTCGAGCGGCTCCTCCGTGGCGACCGCCGCGGCTTCTACTACGGCACGGCGAAGGTCCTGTACCAGGTCGGCGCCGGGGCATTCGCCCGCGTGTACCGCGCCGTCAGCACCGTCGACGGCGGGATCCTCGCCGTCAAGGTCCTCCGGGCCCGCTACAACGCCGACGCCGAGAAGTGCAAGGCGTTCCGCCGCGAAGGGGAGATGGGCCGGCTCCTCCGCCATCCCAACATCGTCGCCATCGAGGACGTCGGCCAGGAGCACACCTCGAGCTACATCACGATGGAGTTCGTCGAGGGACAGACGCTCCGCGAGCTGGTCAAGATCCGCGGTGCCGTCGACCTCGTGCGCGGGCTCGACCTCGTGATCCAGATGGCGGCGGGCCTCGAATACGCCCACCGGCGCGGCGTCACCCACCGCGACCTCAAGGCCTCCAACGTCCTGATCTCGTCGCTCGGCAAGACGAAGCTCGTCGACTTCGGTCTCGCCGGGATCGACGCCGACACCGGCGACAAGGCCCTCGGCAAGGTCGAGCATCCGCGCACGATCGACTACGCGACGCTCGAGAAGCTCTCGGGGATGAAGGACGACGGGATCCGCAGCGACGTCTTCTTCCTCGGGACTCTCGGCTACTCGGCCCTCGGCGGGGCACCGGCACTGGTCGAATCGCGCGATCGTGCGGTCCGCGCCGATCCGCGCCGCTTCACCACGATCGTGCCGCTGGGGACGCGCAACCCTGCGCTCCCGCGCGACGTGATCGAGGTCGTGTCGCGGATGATGCACCTCGACCCGCTCGAGCGCTGGCAGACGGTGACCGACGCCAAGCGGGCCCTCGAGCAGGTGTTCGAGAAGTACTCCGGCGAAGCGGCCGTGGCGGCGGCAACCCCGGTGAGCGCTGCTGCCACCGCACCGGCGGCGCTGCCCGACGACGGCGACCATCCCAAGGCCGTCAGCCGCGGCTCGCTGATGCTCGTCGAGCGCGCGGGGCGTGCCCAGCAGACGCTCCGCGACTTCTTCACCAAACTCGGCTACAAGGTGTTGATCACGGAAAACCCGCAGCGGGCGCTATCGCGGTTCTCGACGACGCCGATCCCGGCCGACGGCCTCGTGCTGTCGGCACAGTCGCTCGGCGAACCGGCGGTCGAGGCATTCAACAAGCTGACGAGCGATCCATTCTTCTCGCAGGTCCCCGCCGTGCTCCTCGTGGGCCAGCGCCAGGAGGCGTTGGCCGAGCGGGCGACCGTCGACGCGCGGCGGAAGGTGATCGCCACGCCGTTCCACACCCGCGACATGGCGCGGCTCCTCGCCGAGATCCTCGAGCGCGTCGCCTGA
- a CDS encoding 1-acyl-sn-glycerol-3-phosphate acyltransferase, with translation MSARKGSRSLPARIVYDSLWTLSRALTLVLFGIRARFAGPVPAEGGLLVLSTHQSHLDPVLLGVSMNRRLSSLARHSLYTFRPLGMLITALDAVPIDRDAPGVAALRAIIDRLRSGAAVVIFPEGTRTPNGRPQPLKNGFLVLARRSGVPILPVAIVGAWECWPRTRWFPVPGRVRLEFGRLIEPAEIAPLDDGALLALCAARLDELDRRGREALAPRALSPRRALARDARQLRHSAARQATAQPTERPLPPPA, from the coding sequence ATGAGCGCGCGCAAAGGCTCGCGCAGCCTCCCGGCCCGGATCGTCTACGACAGCCTGTGGACGCTGTCGCGTGCGCTGACGCTCGTGCTGTTCGGGATCCGGGCGCGGTTCGCCGGCCCGGTGCCGGCCGAGGGGGGCTTGCTCGTCCTCTCCACCCACCAGAGCCACCTCGACCCGGTGCTGCTCGGCGTCTCGATGAACCGCCGGCTGTCGAGCCTGGCGCGGCACTCGCTGTACACGTTCCGGCCACTGGGGATGCTGATCACCGCGCTGGATGCGGTGCCGATCGACCGCGATGCCCCGGGCGTGGCGGCGCTGCGGGCGATCATCGACCGGCTCCGCTCCGGGGCGGCGGTGGTGATCTTCCCCGAGGGCACACGGACGCCGAACGGCCGGCCGCAGCCGCTCAAGAACGGCTTCCTCGTCCTCGCCCGGCGTTCCGGGGTGCCGATCCTCCCGGTCGCGATCGTCGGCGCCTGGGAGTGCTGGCCACGGACCCGATGGTTTCCCGTCCCGGGGCGTGTCCGGCTCGAGTTCGGACGGCTGATCGAGCCGGCCGAGATCGCCCCGCTCGACGACGGGGCCCTGTTGGCGCTGTGCGCGGCGCGCCTCGACGAGCTCGACCGCCGCGGGCGCGAGGCGCTGGCTCCGCGGGCGCTCTCCCCGCGCCGCGCCCTCGCGCGCGATGCCCGGCAGCTGCGCCACTCGGCGGCGCGGCAGGCTACGGCACAGCCGACGGAGCGCCCTCTGCCTCCGCCCGCTTGA
- the ilvB gene encoding biosynthetic-type acetolactate synthase large subunit — translation MSTASRPRSSEAFVTGADVVVESLIRHGVEVVFAYPGGASMPLHQALTRAADRLRTILPRHEQGGAFAAQGYARTTGKPGVCMATSGPGALNLVTAIADARMDSVPLVALTGQVGTSVIGTDAFQETPIVEVCRGITKHHYLVTDPADIARVMREAFHVATTGRPGPVLVDLPKNIQVAQIVPDYDAPLNLPGYRPSPRPPHPEQIAQVAAAVKRAKRPVIYAGGGVITGNASDELRELVRKTGIPVTMTLMGLGAFPGDHPLSLDMLGMHGSVYANYAVDEADLLIAIGVRFDDRVTGKVAEFAQHGFIVHIDIDPSEINKNKLVHVPIVADVEDALHALNKIVEPPAAGLEPWYERIAEWKRVDPFAFDTSYPGILGQEAIAALSRLTADRETVVAVGVGQHQMWAAQFFTFREPRTWLSSSGLGTMGFGLPAAMGAKVARPGALVVDIDGDGSILMNIQELATCVCENIPVKVLLLNNQHLGMVVQWEDRFFKGNRAHTYLGPVDHPEAAGQGDGISPESRYPDFVAIARGFGWQSESIAAKADLDGALRRLIDAPGPALLDVQVPYQEHVLPMIPSGMTVRDLIKR, via the coding sequence ATGTCCACGGCTTCCCGCCCCCGATCGTCCGAGGCCTTCGTCACCGGCGCCGATGTGGTGGTCGAGTCGTTGATCCGCCACGGCGTCGAGGTCGTGTTCGCCTACCCCGGCGGCGCGAGCATGCCGTTGCACCAGGCGCTGACGCGGGCGGCCGACCGGCTGCGCACGATTCTCCCTCGCCACGAGCAGGGGGGGGCGTTCGCCGCCCAGGGCTACGCGCGGACCACGGGCAAGCCGGGGGTGTGCATGGCCACCAGCGGCCCCGGCGCCCTCAACCTCGTCACCGCGATCGCCGATGCCCGGATGGACAGCGTGCCGCTGGTCGCCCTCACCGGCCAGGTCGGCACCAGCGTCATCGGCACCGATGCCTTCCAGGAAACGCCGATCGTCGAGGTCTGCCGCGGGATCACCAAGCACCACTACCTCGTCACCGATCCGGCCGACATTGCCCGGGTGATGCGCGAGGCGTTCCACGTCGCCACGACGGGTCGTCCGGGCCCGGTGCTGGTCGACCTGCCGAAGAACATCCAGGTCGCGCAGATCGTGCCCGATTACGACGCGCCGCTGAACCTGCCGGGCTACCGGCCGTCACCGCGCCCTCCCCACCCGGAACAGATCGCCCAGGTCGCCGCCGCGGTCAAGCGCGCGAAGCGGCCGGTGATCTACGCCGGTGGCGGCGTGATCACGGGGAACGCCTCCGACGAGCTGCGCGAACTGGTGCGCAAGACGGGGATTCCGGTGACGATGACGCTGATGGGCCTGGGGGCGTTTCCCGGCGACCATCCGCTGTCGCTCGACATGCTGGGGATGCACGGCAGCGTGTATGCCAACTACGCCGTCGACGAGGCCGACCTGCTGATCGCCATCGGCGTCCGCTTCGACGACCGCGTCACCGGCAAGGTCGCCGAGTTCGCCCAGCACGGGTTCATCGTCCACATCGACATCGACCCGTCGGAGATCAACAAGAACAAGCTCGTCCACGTGCCGATCGTGGCCGACGTCGAGGACGCCCTCCACGCCCTCAACAAGATCGTCGAGCCGCCGGCAGCGGGCCTCGAGCCGTGGTACGAACGGATCGCCGAGTGGAAGCGCGTTGATCCGTTCGCCTTCGACACCTCCTATCCCGGAATCCTCGGCCAGGAGGCGATCGCCGCGCTGTCGCGGCTGACGGCCGACCGGGAGACGGTCGTCGCCGTCGGCGTCGGCCAGCACCAGATGTGGGCGGCCCAGTTTTTCACGTTCCGCGAGCCCCGGACCTGGCTCTCGTCGAGCGGCCTGGGGACGATGGGATTCGGTCTGCCCGCGGCGATGGGGGCCAAGGTGGCCCGCCCCGGGGCGCTGGTCGTCGACATCGACGGCGACGGCAGCATCCTGATGAACATCCAGGAACTGGCGACCTGCGTGTGCGAGAACATCCCCGTCAAGGTGCTGCTGCTCAACAACCAGCACCTCGGGATGGTGGTCCAGTGGGAGGATCGGTTTTTCAAGGGCAACCGGGCCCATACCTACCTCGGCCCGGTCGACCATCCGGAGGCGGCCGGCCAGGGGGACGGTATCTCGCCGGAGTCGCGCTATCCCGACTTCGTGGCCATCGCCCGCGGTTTCGGCTGGCAGTCGGAGTCGATCGCCGCGAAGGCCGATCTCGACGGTGCCTTGCGGCGATTGATCGACGCCCCGGGACCGGCGCTCCTCGACGTCCAGGTGCCCTACCAGGAGCACGTTCTGCCGATGATCCCGTCGGGGATGACGGTCCGCGACCTGATCAAGCGCTGA